From the genome of Triticum aestivum cultivar Chinese Spring chromosome 3B, IWGSC CS RefSeq v2.1, whole genome shotgun sequence, one region includes:
- the LOC123064532 gene encoding uncharacterized protein — MAAGTLQIRPKAKSLWLLVRRLLCRGNKLHRPPAGAGDQQGDGCGEKRSLLGRSGSLEELLGPDVAGAVRRSARKDVQVFQHVLLPPERQRQHHADMELVRPEVTTADAPLAVSAVAVQQYRRFMFGGFRRRLMMRRQWRPMLVAIPE; from the coding sequence ATGGCTGCGGGGACGCTGCAGATCAGGCCGAAGGCGAAGAGCCTGTGGCTGCTGGTGCGCCGGCTGCTCTGCCGCGGCAACAAGTTGCACAGACCGCCCGCGGGCGCCGGGGACCAGCAGGGGGACGGCTGCGGGGAGAAGAGGAGCCTCCTCGGCCGGAGCGGCTCCCTGGAGGAGCTCCTGGGGCCGGACGTCGCCGGCGCCGTCCGCCGCAGCGCCAGGAAGGACGTCCAGGTCTTCCAGCACGTgctgctgccgcctgagcggcaACGGCAGCATCACGCGGACATGGAGTTGGTTCGCCCCGAGGTAACCACAGCGGACGCGCCGCTGGCAGTTAGCGCCGTGGCCGTGCAGCAGTACCGGAGGTTCATGTTCGGCGGGTTCCGGCGGCGGCTGATGATGCGGAGGCAGTGGCGGCCGATGCTCGTCGCCATCCCGGAGTGA